ACCACAAAATATGGCTTGGCAAATACCTTGCTCGGTTGCCATAAATTCAAACAAGCCCAATGGCGTGTCGAGATAATCAATAAACATATTAATGGTCTCCTAAAATGCACAGCATGAAATTATCCCTGATATTGATACAGTTGATAAACAACTTGGCCAGAAATTTTCTCTTTAATTAATTGCCAGTTAGCTGGGATAACTTGTGTGCTATCTGCTTCCATCTCTACATAAATGAGTGCCTGATCGGCCAAACCAAAGTGATTTAGTAATTGTGCGGTTTGTTCGACCAATTGTTTTCTAAAAGGAGGATCGAGAAAAACTAAATCAAAGGGTTTGTCTGACTTTGCGGTTAACCCTACTTTAAGAGGATCTTTTTTAAGAAAAACAAGCGCATTATCATTAATAACATTAATGTTATCAGCCTTGAGTAAGTCTTTATTCTCAAGTAATTGGTTCGCTGCGGCTCTATTTAATTCCACCAAGGTTACTTCATCGGCACCACGAGATAACGCTTCAAAACCTAAACTACCAGAGCCAGCAAAACAGTCTAAGCAATTGGCTTGAGCAATATAGGGCATGAGCCAATTAAAGACAGTCTCTTTAACTCTATCGGTTGTTGGGCGTAATCCCTCTGCCATTAATACCGGTAATTTTCTACCTTTGTATTTACCGGCAATAATACGGATTTTACCGGCAGACTTACCCTGTCCTCTCCCAGAAAGGAGCTTTTTACTTAGTTGTTTTTTTGCTTGATTCATATCACTGACAATTTTGCTATTAAGTGCTAATATAGCGCCAATTTTATCCTTGTTTGGTCGTTATACCAAACATATTTATCTTTGTTTGGTATAACGACCAAACAAATTCATACTGAAATATATTTAGGTAGCAAAACGTGTCGAAGAAAAAAGGTATGTTGTCTTGGTTAGGCTTTGGCAAAAAAGAAAAGCAACCGAGCACTGAAGAAAATAACAATGAAGCTCTCTCTGTCGCTGAATCGGTTG
The DNA window shown above is from Colwellia psychrerythraea 34H and carries:
- the rsmD gene encoding 16S rRNA (guanine(966)-N(2))-methyltransferase RsmD; translated protein: MNQAKKQLSKKLLSGRGQGKSAGKIRIIAGKYKGRKLPVLMAEGLRPTTDRVKETVFNWLMPYIAQANCLDCFAGSGSLGFEALSRGADEVTLVELNRAAANQLLENKDLLKADNINVINDNALVFLKKDPLKVGLTAKSDKPFDLVFLDPPFRKQLVEQTAQLLNHFGLADQALIYVEMEADSTQVIPANWQLIKEKISGQVVYQLYQYQG